GAATGAGATTCAAGCTCATCACCCTGTTAGAATTGCGGGGAAAAACAGGTATGATACTTCTGCTCAAATTGTGGAGCAGTTAGGCATGGATGCCTACTTTATGACGGTTGCTACAGGGGAAAGCTATGCTGACGCTTTAACAGGATCTGTCCTGGCAGCCAAATGGCAGGAGCCGCTCGTTCTTGTAAAAAAAGATGAAATACCAAAAGAAGTGAAGAATTTAATGGAAGAAAATAACTCCTCCTATTTCACCATTCTTGGGGAAGAGGAGCCGTATCGACTTCTGTGGAAAAACAGCTGGTTCAATAACTGGTGCGCGCCATTGTGGCCGCACCTTTTTTATTGATAAAATTCTGAACGCAAGACTCCCATTTTGACCGCATCATAATATTTTCCTTCTACTTGGCGGGCTTGACGAATACGCGCCTCCTCTATCATCCCTGTTTTTTCTGCGACACGCATCATCCGGTGATTGCCCGACCAGGTGGACATCCCCAGTCGGTGGAGACCTGTCGTCTGAAATAAGTAGTCCAGCCATAGATAATAAGCTTCATATCCGTATCCGCCGTTCCAATACTGCGGATCGTAAATAACAATTCCTGTCTCGAGCCAGTCGGTATTTTTGTCGATCCAATAGGCCATCACTGCCCCAATAAAATGGCTGTTTACTTCTATAATCAGCATGTCCAGCGTTCCTGGCATAATTTCTTCATCAGGATCCCATGCTTTAAGGAATTCCTCTTTTTCATGAAAGGTTTCTGGTATGTATGGACCATTCCATTCCTTTGCTTCTTTTACCGGGTCTTCAAACTTCCAATAATACATATCATATGCGTCCTGCTGAGTGGCTTTTCTTAACGTTAATTTACTGCCTTTTATTCTTGTCATTTGATCGCTCCTAAAAAGTGAGTGCGTTCCTTTCTCTTTTATCGCTGAAATTCCTCGAAATTTCAACCATGAATTTTGAAAAAACTTACTTTTCCGTCTTGATCCCATTACCAATATCGTTGAAAAGGGTGTGGTTTATATTTTATTTGAGAAATTTTTCGAAACGGTGTTGACATCTATTCAATAAAGGTTAATAATAGCATAAATATACGGTAATTATTATATTTATACATAAGGTTTGGAAAGGGGAATTGATGTTGAAAGCAGGAATAGTCGGAGCCACTGGATACGGTGGTTTAGAGCTGATCAGGCTGTTATCTGACCACCCAGAAGTGGAAAGCCTCACGTTATACTCCACTTCGGATGCTGGGAAGTCATTTGAAAATTTATACAGTCACATGAATACAGTAATCACTCAAAAACTTGAAGAAATTAATCCTGAATCCATGCAGGAGAGGTTGGATATTGTTTTTTTGGCTACACCTCCGGGAGTATCACGCGAACTTACTCCGAAATTAGCTGGTCGAGGACTTAAGGTCATTGATCTATCAGGAGATCTTCGCTTAACCGATCCGCAACAGTACACCGAATGGTACAAACAAGAGGCAGCATCGGAGGAAGTCCTTGAGCGCGCTGTGTATGGACTCAGTGAATGGAATCAAAAGAAAATCAAAGAAGCGGATATTATTGCCAATCCCGGCTGTTATCCTACAGCATCCCTGCTGGGACTAGGCCCGATTATTCAAGAGCGGCTCGCTATTCCTGAAACGGTGGTCATTGATGCGAAATCAGGGGTTTCAGGAGCGGGAAAAAACCCTAATCCTCTTACGCACTTTGGTCATGCACAGGAAAATTTTCAAATTTATAAAGTCAATCAGCACAAACACATTCCAGAAATTGAACAGCAGCTGAAGACATGGAATGACGAAATGTCAACAGTAACGTTCTCTACCCATCTCGTTCCGATGACGCGGGGAATCATGGCAACCATTTATCTTAAGCTAAGCGAACCACAAACTACAGAACAATTGCTTCAGCTGTATGAAAACTACTATTCTATGCATCCGTTTGTAAGAGTAAGGCAGGAAGGTCAATTTCCCTGTACCAAACATGTCTATGCATCGAATTATTGCGATATCGGCTTAACGATAGATTCAAGGACAAATCGGGTAACCATTGTCTCGGTGATTGATAATTTAATGAAAGGCGCAGCGAGTCAGGCTGTGCAAAATATGAATCTTCAATTTGGGATCGAAGAAACGGCAGGCTTACAAGGACTGCCTCTTTATCCATAAAGTAAGAAAGGATGAGTATGAGTGCTGCAAACCACGGATAAGCACAAGATCAGCAAGCTGGACGGTGGGACAGTATTATCTCCATTGGGCTATAAATCAGGAGGGCTCCATAGTGGCCTTCGACGGGAAAAGAAAGATTTCGGCTTATTATTAAGTGACCATCCTGCTTCTTGTGCGGCCGTGTACACACAGAGTCATTTCCAGGCTGCCCCGTTAAAAGTAACGCAGGAAAGCATTGCGGCATCACAGAAACTTCAGGCAGTAGTGATTAACAGTGCAGTGGCCAATGCTTGTACAGGAAAAGAAGGCTTATCGAATGCTTATACAATGCGTCAATGGATCGCAGAAAGGTTCCAATTACCCCCGGAATATGTCGCGGTAGCCTCTACAGGAGTTATTGGAGAACAGCTGCCTATGGACAAAATCAAGACAGGATGTGATCAAGTCGTACCAACGAGAACAGGCGCAGAAGATTTTCAAAAGTCAATTTTAACAACCGACACGTGCCAGAAAGCAGCCTGTTATCAATTAGCGGTCGACGGCCATACCGTTACGATAGGTGGGGCGGCGAAAGGATCCGGCATGATTCACCCTAATATGGCAACGATGCTCGGATTTGTTACGACCGATGCAAACATTGAATCCTGTCATTTACAAAACGCCTTAAAAAGCTGCATTGATAAGTCTTTTAACCAAATTACGGTCGATGGGGAAACGTCGACAAATGACATGGTACTGACGCTCGCGAATGGTGAAGTTAATCACCAGCCATTAAGTCCAGCTCATAAAGACTGGTCAACCTTTGTGCAGACGATGCAGCTCGTGTGTGAAGATCTGGCTAAACAAATTGCCAGAGACGGAGAAGGAGCTACGAAGCTGGTCGAAGTGAACGTACAAGGGGCTTATTCTCATGAAGAAGCAAGAATTATAGCGAAGAAAGTCGTAGGCTCGAATTTAGTCAAAACGGCCGTCTACGGACAGGATGCCAATTGGGGTCGAATTATTGGTGCGGTCGGGCATAGTGAAGCAAAAGTCAACCCTGAAGCCTGCGAGGTGTACATCGAAGACCAGCTTGTATTTAGTCAAGGGACACCTTGTCTATTTTCTGAAGAAGAAGCAACAAAGGCACTAAGGAAGGACAAAGTGAAAATAGAAATATTATTATCTGAAGGCGGCGGCTTCGGAACGGCTTGGGGGTGTGATCTAACCTATGACTATGTCAAAATCAACGCTAGCTATCGCTCATAATTATAAACCGGTGATCGTTGTCAAACTAGGCGGTAGTATGATCAGTCAATTAACGGAGCAGTTTTATGCAAGTTTGAAAAAGCTTACCGATGTTTACGAATGTATTATTGTACATGGTGGAGGCCCCGCCATTACTTCCATGCTGGAGCGGCTGAATATTCAAGGCGAATTCCACGAAGGGTTAAGGAAAACGACCCCGGAGACCCTTGAGGTTGTAGAAATGACCATGGGTGGAAAGGTAAATGCCCACGTAACATCCAAACTGGCAGAGCAAGGGGTCCGCGCTGTCGGTTTGAAGGGATCGGATGCAAATTTAATAACGGCTAGCCTGATAGATTCAGAAACACTAGGATTAGTTGGAAAAGTAGATGAAGTAGAAACCACCTTCTTAACCAATTGTCTGCGAGGAGGTTATATGCCAGTCATCGCTCCGTTAGGAAAAATGCTGGATGGCCGGACCGTAAACATCAATGCGGACATCGCTGCATCTGCTATTGCAAAAGCGATGAATGCAGAAAAACTGCTGATTGTGACAGATGTACCTGGAATTATGCATAACGGTGAGGTGATTGAAGAAACCACGCCGGATGAAATTTCTGCGCTTATCTCAACTGGGGGGATATACGGGGGAATGATTCCAAAGGTTCAATCGGCTGTCGAAGCTCTTTCCGAGCGGCTGGCAGAAGTGATGATTGTGAGCGGCAAGCAGGCAGTGATCGAAAACGGAGTAATGACAGGGACTAAAATTTGTGCGAAAAGAAAGGAAGGAGTCGAGTGAATTTATTTCCGACCTATAAAAGGTTTCCAATAAATATTGTATCCGGCAAAGGAACTGTAGTCACGGATGAAAATGGAAAAGACTATTTAGACTTTGTTTCCGGTATTGCCGTCTGTAACTTAGGGCATTGCCCGGAAAATGTCAAACAAGCAGTTGAAGACCAGATGGAGAAAATCTGGCATGTTTCAAATTTGTATCAGCTGCCGGAGCAGGAGGAAGCAGCTTCCTGGCTGACGAGGTTTACAGAGCTTGATCATGTATTTTTCTGCAACAGTGGAGCCGAAGCAAATGAAGCAGCAATCAAGCTGGCTAGAAAGTATACAGGAAAAGAGAAAATATACAGTTTCAAACAGTCGTTTCACGGCCGCACATTTGCGACAATGAGTGCAACCGGGCAGGAAAAGATCCAGCAGGGATATGGTACTTTACTTCCTACATTTGAATACCTTCCGTACAACGATCCGGAGGCTGTCAATAACCTTACAGATGAAAATACAGCAGCCATTATGGTGGAAGTGATTCAAGGTGAGGGAGGAGTGATTCCAGGGTCGAGCGAATTTTTACAAGCGGTGCAGAAGAAATGTGAACAGCTGAACTGCTTATTGATCATTGATGAAGTCCAGACGGGAATCGGGCGGACCGGTTATCCATTTGCCTACCAGCATCACCACCTGGATCCGGATATTGTAACTTCAGCCAAAGGATTAGGGAGCGGATTCCCTGTAGGTGCGATGCTCGGTAAATCGAAGCTCAAAGCCTCTTTCTCAGCTGGGGCTCACGGAACAACTTTTGGCGGCAACCCGCTTGCTACAGCAGCAGTTACAGCTACATTGAACACGATATTCAATGACAGCTTTCTCAAAGGAGTAAGAGATAAAGGAGCAGCGTTTAAGCAGACACTTGAAACTAAACTGGCACCGTTCGATTTAGTGGAGACCATTCGTGGTCAAGGCTTAATGATTGGGATTGTGCTTAAAGAAGCAGCCATGCCGCTCCTGCAAAAACTGCAGGAATTAGGGCTGATGACAGTCTTGGCGGGGCCGAATGTAATCCGTCTGCTGCCCCCGTTAACGGTAACAGAAAGCGAATTAAATCAAGCTTCCGAGCTTTTGGAAACAGCAATTAAGCAGTATCAAGATTCGCTTTATTCACAAACAACAGGATCTAAAAAGTAAACCACAGGTACACAACCTTATCGTGTTCCTTTTTTCTAGCAAATTTTTGTATAAAAATACTTTAAATATAATAATTATTCATACAGCGAGGTGTCATCATGCAAGGTTATGTAAGCTTACAGGACGGTCAGCAATTTGCCGGTGAGGCATCAAAAGAATGGGAACACCCCATAGAAGGAGAAATCGTGTTCTTCACAGGAATGACAGGATACCAGGAGGTTATTACTGATCCTTCCTATAGAGGACAGATTGTTGTATTTACCTATCCGTTAATTGGGAACTACGGCGTGAATGAAGATGATTCAGAAAGCGTCAAGCCTCAGGTGAGCGGGGTGATCATGCTTCATTGTGCGGAGTTTCCATCTCATTATAAATCAACATTGTCCTTGAAAGAGTATTTAAATAAATATAACGTACCTTATTTAACCGGTGTGGATACTCGAGAAGTGACAAAAGCCATCAGACAAAATGGAACGAGTCAGGCAGTCATTGCCAACCAGCCGGTTGATTGTTCGGATACTGAGATGGTTGGGCAGATGTTTCAGGCCTCCGGCGATGAAGTAGAAACGCATGGTTCAGGCAGTCCTCACATTGCATTAATCGACTTTGGTCTTAAACAATCGATTTTATCTGTACTGCTTAAAAAAGGAGCGCGTGTCACTGTCGTTCCTTTTACAAAACTTAAAGCTATGAAAGATATTCACCCTGACGGCATCGTTCTATCTAACGGCCCGGGTAATCCTAAAGACGCTGAGCATTTCCTGAAGGAGATCAAGCATCTGATTGACAGCAGCCCTACGTTAGGCATTTGCCTCGGCCACCAGATCATTGCACTTGCTTACGGCGGCAACACCTTAAAGCTTTCTTTCGGACATCGCGGGGCTAATCACCCAGTCAAAGACGTGGATACGGGACGTGTGTTTTTAACATCGCAAAATCATAACTACGTAGTCGATGAAGGAAGTCTTGTTCTTACAGACTTGCAAAAGCGGTTTTATAATGTAAACGATCAATCGGTTGAAGGGCTCGCTCATAAGGATAAACCTATCCTTTCAGCACAATTTCATCCGGAAGCAAATCCAGGACCTGAAGATGCCGAATGGCTCTTTGACGATTTCTTTTCCCTGATTTCCGTGAAGAAAGGAGTGAAGGCTTATGCCTGAGAAGGTGCTTGTTATTGGATCCGGCCCCATTCTTATAGGGCAGGCAGCAGAATTTGATTATTCCGGAACCCAGGGCTGCCTGGCATTAAAGGAAGAAGGGTGCCATGTTGTACTCGTAAATAACAATCCGGCAACCATTATGACCGATACGGAGATTGCAGATACAGTTTATTGCGAACCGCTTACGGCTGAAAGCATTCAAGCGATTATTAAAAAAGAAAATCCTGATGCTCTATTGGCGGGATTAGGCGGTCAAACAGCCTTAAATCTGGCCGTAGAGCTGGAAAGAAAAGGAGTACTTCAAGAGGAAAACGTGAAGCTTCTAGGGAGCAGCGTGGACTCCATCCAAAAAGGAGAAGACCGCGAGCTGTTCCGGGAATTAATGAATGAGCTTGGCCAGCCTGTGCCGGAGAGCGAAGCGATTACAAATGTTGAAGAAGCCCGGGTGTTCGCTGATAAAGTGGGTTACCCTGTCATCAGCCGTCCGGCTTATACACTCGGCGGTCGAGGTGGGGGGATTGCCCAAACAAAGCATGAATTAGATGAACTCATTCAAAATGGTCTAAAAGCAAGTCCGATATCTCAAGTGATCATTGAAAAAAGTATTGCCGGTTACAAAGAAATCGAATATGAAGTCATGAGGGATCACAAAGGAACGTGTATTACGGTTTGCAACATGGAGAACTTTGACCCTGTCGGGGTTCATACCGGAGATTCCATTGTTGTAGCACCATCACAGACGTTAACCGATGAGGAATACCAAATGCTTCGTACTGCTTCTTTAGACATCGTATCTGCCCTTGGAGTAGTCGGCGGCTGTAACGTACAGCTTGCGCTCGATCCATACAGCCACAATTATTATGTGATCGAAGTAAACCCCGGGTAAGCCGTTCTTCTGCTTTAGCCTCCAAGGCTACCGGTTATCCGATTGCCAAAATGGCTACAAAGATTGCCCTTGGATATCCGCTCGATGAATTGCAGAATCCTTTGACGGGTAATACTTATGCCAGTTTCGAACCCGCTTTGGATTACGTCGTAGTTAAATTCCCTCGCTGGCCGTTTGATAAATTCCCAGATGCCGAACGGAAGCTGGGAACGAAGATGAAGGCAACCGGGGAAGTTATGGCGATTGATCGTTCTCTGGAAGGAGCTTTCCAGAAGGCGGTTGCTTCACTGGACCAAACCATTCCTAAGCTTAAGGCTGATGAATTGATGGGCCACCTGCAGCAGCCGACAGATTTAAGATATTTTGCGCTTCTAGAACTCTTAAGAATGGGAGAAACGGTTGAGAATCTTCAAACCGCTACTGGAATCGATTTATTTTATCTGCACACGCTGAAGAATCTCACAGATATGGAGCAGCAAATCCAATCGTATTCTATCGATCAACTGCCGCAATCGCTTCTTAAGCAAGCCAAGTTATTTAGTTTTACAGATGCAGCTATTGCTCAGCTGATGAATGTCAGCGAGGAGGAAATCACTCAGCTTCGTAAAGAGTATAAGATTACTCCAAGCTATAAAATGGTAGATACTTGTGCAGCGGAATTCGAAGCAGCAACTAATTATGTATACGCCACTTATGCCGGAGTAAATGAAATCACACCTCTTCCTCAAGGGAAAAAGGCGTTGATCGTCGGATCCGGTCCCATTCGAATAGGGCAGGGGGTAGAATTTGATTACAGTGCAGTCAAAGCCATTGAAAGTTTGAAAAAGCTTGGCTGGACAACGGTCATGATCAACAATAACCCTGAAACTGTAAGTACGGATTATGAAACAGCCGACCGTTTGTATTTTGAACCTGTTACAGCTGAAGTGATTGCCTCTATAGTTGAACACGAACAAATAGATCTTGTGTTTACCCAGTATGGCGGCCAGACAGCCATCAATATCGCCGAAGAACTGGAGAAGCTTGACCTGCCGCTTGCCGGAGTCAAAGTAGATGTTCTTGAAGCGCTTGAAGATCGCGAACGTTTCTATGCAGCGCTTAAAGAATTAGATATTCCTCATATCCCCGGGTCAGTCTGTCACACTTTTGACGAGGCTGTATCTGCAGCCAGTCAATACACTTATCCATTATTGTGCCGTCCTTCCTATGTCATCGGCGGCCAGGGTATGATGACTGTAAATAAGGAACAAGAATTAAAACAAGCTCTTATTCAAACGGACGAACGCCACTATCCCATCGTCCTTGACCAATTTATGACTGGAAAAGAAGTGGAAGTCGATCTGGCTGCCGACGGAAAACAAGTGTTTATTCCTGAAATCATTGAACATATTGAACCCGCTGGCGTTCATTCCGGTGACAGCATGGCGGTCTTTCCATCACAGCTTCCGGATAAAGTAAAAGAAAAAATCTATTCTTTTGCTGAAAAGATCGTAAATTATTTCAACTATAAAGGGATTATGAATATTCAATTCCTCTTAACCGACGATGCCGTCTATGTGCTGGAGGTGAATCCAAGAGCCAGCCGGACCGTCCCGATTGTCAGTAAGGTGTCGGGTACTTCATTAATCGATTTAGCGACTAAGATTCTCGTAAATGAATTACCTTCACCACTTGGTGACCTGCCAGAGCCTGTTTTTGAGCATATCGCTGTGAAGTATCCTTTATTTTCATTTCATGCGATGCCTGAACTAGACCATAAACTAGGGCCGAACATGAAGTCTACCGGAGAGGGTATGTGTATTGGCAGCTCTGTAGAAGAAGCTATGTCCAAGGTTTTTGCAGCACTTCCTAATGTTTATCTAGATAAGGACGTCTGTTTTATAGAGGATTATGAGCTCGACGTTCCAATGACGACACTTGGTTTTAAAGATTGGCTGGAAACAAAAGAAGCCAGTATATATGTAAACACAGCTCATACGGAAGAAGCGAAGCAAAAAAGAGTGCAGGCTCTGAAATATGGAATCGAAGTATTCAGCGAAAAAGATACGTTTAAGGCCTATTTAGATGGGTTGAATGCAAAAGGCACGATGCCTGTCTCATTGCCGGGAAGCCAAAAAGAAGGAGTGCATGCAGGATGAATTTAATGGAACAAATGATGACACAGACATATTCTTTGAAGGATCGGGATGTGCTGACTTGGCTTGACTTTACCCAGTCTGACGTTTCCAAGCTGCTTGCTCTAGCTCAGGATGTAAAGGAAAATCCATACTCCAACATTCTCAGCGGCAAGACATTAGGAATGATCTTTGAAAAATCATCAACGAGAACACGTGTCTCCTTTGAAGTAGGAATGGTCCAGCTTGGCGGCCATGCGACGTATTTAAATACACGGGATATTCAAGTCGGCCGCGGGGAAACGATAGCCGATACGGCAAAAGTACTATCGGGTTATGTCGATGCGATCATGTACAGAACGTCTTCTCATGAAAAGCTCCAGGACCTTGCTGAAAATGCCTCTATCCCTGTAATCAATGGATTATGCGATAAGTATCACCCCTGCCAGGCTCTGGCTGATATCTTTACCATCCTGGAATTAAAAGGCCGTCTTTCAGGAGTGAAGGTTGTTTATATCGGGGATGGGAACAATGTTTCTCATTCACTAATGATCATCTGTGCGATGATGGGAATGGATATTACAATCGTTACCCCTGAAGGGTACGAACCCGACGAAACCATCTTTAACAAATCCCAGGCGATAGCAGCTGAGCATCAAGGTGCTGTGAAATGGAGTCATGATCCAGAGACGTCAGTAAAAGAGGCTGATGTCATCTATACAGATGTATGGGCGAGTATGGGTCAGGAAGAGGAAGCGGGAGAGCGTCTCACCGCTTTTAAAGCCTATCAGGTAAACGAAAGCCTGCTTTCGAAAGCAAAGGAGGATGTATCGTTTCTTCATTGCCTTCCAGCCCATCGGGAGGAAGAAGTTACTGCAGAGGTCATTGATGGACCTCATTCAGCGGTTTTCCAGCAAGCAGAAAACCGGCTTCACGTTCAAAAAGCCATCCTTCTATCAGTGATTCATGGGTGAAAAGGGAGTGTAGAATTCCCTAAAATAAAAGGTTAAAAAAGAGCAGCTCCTTCCAGGGGGCGCTGAAAAAATTCTTTCTAATTTAGAGCTGCTGTTTAGGTTGTCGTTGATTCTCACGAATCGTTTGTCGGTGGATGATTTCCGCGGACACGGCCCCGGATAACTTGGTCAAGAAGATTACTTGACCAAGTGGATCTTCGGCTCGCGTTGTTTCCGCAGGCGACCTCCATCGTTCATCTTTGAATGAACAGAGGTCAATCTAAAAAGAGTGATTTTCTTTGCTTAATCTAAGAAAATTACTCTTTTTTGTTACACACTGAAAGGAATATATAAAAGTGCTCGGGTCGACATGTCTCATCGATAGTAGAAAAAAGAGTTGGACTATGATTATCGTTCAGTTTTTTCGTTGCATAACTCAATAAGTTAGCAGTTCTTCAGGGGCTCCTTCAAGGCTGTTATTTTTTCGTTTTTTCGAAAAGTCCCTGCTTTCCCAGATTATCTCTATAAAGAATTCTGAGCACTTTTTAAATAAGACATTGAAAAATGATAAAAATGATCTACTTTCCTAAAAAAGGAAAGTAAGCGGTTTCTGTTGAAAGGGTAAAAGAGTAATACTTTAAGAATGGGAGGTATTCTGTGGAAAATTACATGCAGGTAGAGTTAAGACCTAAAATCGTCAAAAAGGATGCTTTTCAAATTGCGGGCATTTCCTGCGAGACGATGATGGAGGAAAGAAAAATTAAAATTCCAAAATTAATGGAGCAATTTCACGCTTTATATTTACATCAGTTAAAGAAGCGTATTGATGCTCCCGTTTCCTTCGGTTTGTTTGTAGATCCGCCTAATTGGAATGAGGAAATTGACCCTTTTACATGGATAGCTGCAGTGAAGGTGGAAGGGGCTGAGGAGCTTCCTTCAGGCTTTCTCACAAAGAACATTCCTGCTTATACCTACGCCGTTTTGGATTATGATCCGGAAATCCATGCTGAAAATCCCTATCCATTTCTTCATCGGTGGGCTGAAGAGCATGAGTACCAGCTTATTGAAGGTTTTGGATTTGAGAGCTACCATCCCTTCACGGGAGCAGATACTAAATTTACCTTGCACCTTCCTGTTAAAAGAAAATAATAGCTTCTTCGCCAAAAAAACCTCCCTCGTTTTATGAACAACAAGGGAGGGAGGAGCTTTATGAAGCTGAGTGGCCTCGTAAATCGTTTTCAATTTCTTCAAGACTCCGTCCTTTTGTTTCCGGTACAAACTTAAGAACAAATAGAAATGCACATACGCCAAGAATTGCAAAAACCACAAAAACTCCTGCAGTTCCCATGACTCCAAGGAGGACTGGGAAAAACAGGGAAACGACAAGGTTACCTGCTGAAAGAACCAACGTCGTAATTCCTGTTGCTGCTCCTCTAGCTTTTAAAGGGAATAGTTCAGGCAGCATTACCCAGACTACTGGCCCCCACGTTGCTGAGAAGAAGACAATAAACAACCCTAGGAATATTACTGTCAGCCATGCTATGGCGTTGGTAAGCTCGGCAGTAAAAAGGATCGTCGCCAAGACGGCTAAACTGATCACCATCCCTACATTTCCTATTAACAGCAATTTCTTTCTGCCCAGCTTATCGATCGTAGCGATCGCTACCAGTGTTAAGAGAACGTTTACAGCACCAATTCCGACCGTCCCTAAAATAGAGGCTGAATCTCCAAGCCCCGCTTTTGTAAAAATCGTAGGAGCATAGTAGATGACAGCATTAATTCCAATAAGCTGCTGGAATAGTGCCAGGACAGAACCTATGACCAGCATCGGACGCACCCATTCAGCCTTCAGGATGTCCATCGTTCCTTCCTCAATTTGCTCGATCTTTTTCATTTCATCTATTTCTTCATCAATCTCACTTTGCTGTCTTGTCAGCGCCATAATCTCGCGTGCATCTTGCTCTCTGTTCCTTTTAATCAGCCAGCGTGGGCTTTCGGGCATAAACAAGACGCCGATCATGAGCAGAATCGCCGGTACGGAAGCAAGTCCGAGCATCCATCTCCAGCCGTCGATAGGTGCAAAAGCGTAATTGACAAGATAAGCGATCAGAATTCCAATCGTGATCATCAGCTGGTTTAAGGAGGATAAGGCGCCGCGAGAGCGGGTTGGGGCCATTTCAGATAAATATACGGGAACTATCGCTGTTGAACCACCAACCGCGAGCCCGAGGATCACACGTCCTATCACCAGTACAACTGCATTAGAAGCGAAGGCCAATGTAATTGCTCCGGCTAAGTATATAAGGGCGATTGAAAAAACAACTCTTCGTCTTCCGAACCTATCAGATACGTAACCGCTCATCCCAGCCCCAACAATGGCGCCGACGAGCAGGGAGCTCACGACTAACCCTTGGAGGAAGTTCGTAAGGGGGATGTCGTCGGTAATGTATAATAAGGCGCCGGAAATAACACCGGTATCATACCCGTACAACAGTCCTCCCAAGGCTCCAAAGAAGAATATCCAACCTTTGCTTAGATTTTTATACATATAATAACCTCCATAGCTTTTTAGCCTCTGCACCCCATTATTTTCCACGGAGCTTGTGAGTCCAAACATTACGTAGGATGAAACAGGAAGATTTCCATGAAAAAAGTACTTGGTCAATAAGGGAGCTCCTCTAAAAGTAGAAATTAACATGAAATAGATAAAAAAATGATGCCAGTTTAAAGAGAACATGTTATATAAAAAATAGTAGTAACAAAAGGGGAGGATTTTGATGAATAAGGGAAAGATAGATTCGTTTACTTTGAGAGGTGAAAATCAACTGAATGAAGACGCTCTTGTTTTAAATAAGTCCCTTGGTATTTACGGGGTGGCCGATGGAGTAACTTCCTTAGGGGACTTTAAAAACGAGGATGGTTTGACTGGGGGCTATTTAGCTGCTCAGACTGTGAAATCAACCTTTGAACAGATGGAAAGTAAGACTTCTCTGTTTTCTGCTGTTCAACAAATCAATGAACGAATAAGAGAAGAAATGATGGGCTATTCCATTGATCTGGCTGATAAGGATCAATTGTGGGGAACGGCATTGTTTATTTTCCAGCTGACTGACCACGGTTTGGAGTACATACAAACCGGAGATTGCATGGGGCTCGCAATCTATGAACATGAAGAAGTACGTCTGCTTTCCAGAA
This Halobacillus salinarum DNA region includes the following protein-coding sequences:
- a CDS encoding GNAT family N-acetyltransferase yields the protein MTRIKGSKLTLRKATQQDAYDMYYWKFEDPVKEAKEWNGPYIPETFHEKEEFLKAWDPDEEIMPGTLDMLIIEVNSHFIGAVMAYWIDKNTDWLETGIVIYDPQYWNGGYGYEAYYLWLDYLFQTTGLHRLGMSTWSGNHRMMRVAEKTGMIEEARIRQARQVEGKYYDAVKMGVLRSEFYQ
- the argC gene encoding N-acetyl-gamma-glutamyl-phosphate reductase, translating into MKAGIVGATGYGGLELIRLLSDHPEVESLTLYSTSDAGKSFENLYSHMNTVITQKLEEINPESMQERLDIVFLATPPGVSRELTPKLAGRGLKVIDLSGDLRLTDPQQYTEWYKQEAASEEVLERAVYGLSEWNQKKIKEADIIANPGCYPTASLLGLGPIIQERLAIPETVVIDAKSGVSGAGKNPNPLTHFGHAQENFQIYKVNQHKHIPEIEQQLKTWNDEMSTVTFSTHLVPMTRGIMATIYLKLSEPQTTEQLLQLYENYYSMHPFVRVRQEGQFPCTKHVYASNYCDIGLTIDSRTNRVTIVSVIDNLMKGAASQAVQNMNLQFGIEETAGLQGLPLYP
- the argJ gene encoding bifunctional ornithine acetyltransferase/N-acetylglutamate synthase, translating into MLQTTDKHKISKLDGGTVLSPLGYKSGGLHSGLRREKKDFGLLLSDHPASCAAVYTQSHFQAAPLKVTQESIAASQKLQAVVINSAVANACTGKEGLSNAYTMRQWIAERFQLPPEYVAVASTGVIGEQLPMDKIKTGCDQVVPTRTGAEDFQKSILTTDTCQKAACYQLAVDGHTVTIGGAAKGSGMIHPNMATMLGFVTTDANIESCHLQNALKSCIDKSFNQITVDGETSTNDMVLTLANGEVNHQPLSPAHKDWSTFVQTMQLVCEDLAKQIARDGEGATKLVEVNVQGAYSHEEARIIAKKVVGSNLVKTAVYGQDANWGRIIGAVGHSEAKVNPEACEVYIEDQLVFSQGTPCLFSEEEATKALRKDKVKIEILLSEGGGFGTAWGCDLTYDYVKINASYRS
- the argB gene encoding acetylglutamate kinase, which codes for MSKSTLAIAHNYKPVIVVKLGGSMISQLTEQFYASLKKLTDVYECIIVHGGGPAITSMLERLNIQGEFHEGLRKTTPETLEVVEMTMGGKVNAHVTSKLAEQGVRAVGLKGSDANLITASLIDSETLGLVGKVDEVETTFLTNCLRGGYMPVIAPLGKMLDGRTVNINADIAASAIAKAMNAEKLLIVTDVPGIMHNGEVIEETTPDEISALISTGGIYGGMIPKVQSAVEALSERLAEVMIVSGKQAVIENGVMTGTKICAKRKEGVE
- a CDS encoding acetylornithine transaminase; the encoded protein is MNLFPTYKRFPINIVSGKGTVVTDENGKDYLDFVSGIAVCNLGHCPENVKQAVEDQMEKIWHVSNLYQLPEQEEAASWLTRFTELDHVFFCNSGAEANEAAIKLARKYTGKEKIYSFKQSFHGRTFATMSATGQEKIQQGYGTLLPTFEYLPYNDPEAVNNLTDENTAAIMVEVIQGEGGVIPGSSEFLQAVQKKCEQLNCLLIIDEVQTGIGRTGYPFAYQHHHLDPDIVTSAKGLGSGFPVGAMLGKSKLKASFSAGAHGTTFGGNPLATAAVTATLNTIFNDSFLKGVRDKGAAFKQTLETKLAPFDLVETIRGQGLMIGIVLKEAAMPLLQKLQELGLMTVLAGPNVIRLLPPLTVTESELNQASELLETAIKQYQDSLYSQTTGSKK
- a CDS encoding carbamoyl phosphate synthase small subunit; this translates as MQGYVSLQDGQQFAGEASKEWEHPIEGEIVFFTGMTGYQEVITDPSYRGQIVVFTYPLIGNYGVNEDDSESVKPQVSGVIMLHCAEFPSHYKSTLSLKEYLNKYNVPYLTGVDTREVTKAIRQNGTSQAVIANQPVDCSDTEMVGQMFQASGDEVETHGSGSPHIALIDFGLKQSILSVLLKKGARVTVVPFTKLKAMKDIHPDGIVLSNGPGNPKDAEHFLKEIKHLIDSSPTLGICLGHQIIALAYGGNTLKLSFGHRGANHPVKDVDTGRVFLTSQNHNYVVDEGSLVLTDLQKRFYNVNDQSVEGLAHKDKPILSAQFHPEANPGPEDAEWLFDDFFSLISVKKGVKAYA